A portion of the Lolium rigidum isolate FL_2022 chromosome 1, APGP_CSIRO_Lrig_0.1, whole genome shotgun sequence genome contains these proteins:
- the LOC124694190 gene encoding membrane steroid-binding protein 2-like yields MASCSSLTVVTLPSAAGPTTSRPRASASLRLPAGRGHRVSGAVRCSAAPGGLGIPGKLAELWQAARAAPPGTVVAAVAAAAVVYKVASGLLAPSTPPPQRRVEVAEEALPPAPEPVQVGEITADELRQYDGSDPEKPLLMAIKGQIYDISQSRMFYGPGGPYALFAGRDASRALAKMSFEPQDLTGDVSGLGPFELSALQDWEYKFVSKYVKVGSIKTTGPVEEGSGSTTSEIQEEAPAVKLNGEKAP; encoded by the exons ATGGCGTCTTGCTCCTCTCTCACCGTTGTCACCCTGCCGTCCGCCGCCGGGCCGACGACCAGTCGGCCGCGCGCGTCAGCGTCCTTGCGTCTGCCAGCGGGCCGCGGCCACCGCGTCTCTGGCGCCGTGCGGTGCAGCGCCGCGCCGGGCGGCCTCGGGATCCCGGGGAAGC TGGCGGAGCTCTGGCAGGCGGCGAGGGCCGCGCCTCCGGGGACCGTGgtcgccgccgttgctgctgcggCGGTGGTCTACAAGGTGGCGTCCGGCCTCCTCGCTCCGtcgactccgccgccgcagcGACGGGTCGAGGTAGCTGAGGAAGCGCTGCCTCCAGCTCCCGAGCCAGTGCAGGTGGGCGAGATCACGGCGGACGAGCTGCGGCAGTACGACGGGTCTGACCCCGAGAAGCCGCTGCTGATGGCCATCAAGGGCCAGATCTACGACATCTCACAGAGCAG AATGTTCTATGGGCCTGGTGGACCATATGCATTgtttgctggtagagatgccagTAGGGCATTGGCGAAGATGTCCTTTGAGCCTCAAGATCTGACAGGTGATGTCTCTGGCCTCGGTCCATTTGAGCTCAGCGCCTTGCAAGACTGGGAGTACAAGTTCGTCAGCAAGTATGTGAAGGTAGGGAGCATCAAAACAACAGGACCCGTAGAAGAGGGCAGTGGTAGCACTACCTCTGAAAtacaggaggaagctccagctgtAAAATTGAATGGAGAAAAAGCACCTTGA